The following coding sequences lie in one Lolium perenne isolate Kyuss_39 chromosome 2, Kyuss_2.0, whole genome shotgun sequence genomic window:
- the LOC127330819 gene encoding uncharacterized protein has translation MAHLDLNEPINWDELEDFDGEARELAGDFFFEVESDGDDNSDDEQAGNMDMQVNRAGGTLGLTRLRSAQRWNTGESSTAGEGRRPHFVGESSTAGEGRRPHFVGESSTAGAGRGQDEDDGAGRGQDENGGAGRGQDEDDGDGRGQDEDDGGNELVRYPLFDGVFMFTSKPIGGRGRLGLSGRGRGSCPPFRGGAAAGRGGAGLGARGRGAPASRGGRGRGAPAGRGGRGRGAPAGRGGRGRGEAAGRGARGRGAAAGRGGGDDQGQDHAHGHEHAAVVPLGRLVNTRRVYSDDDKRKIYAALLRRTSPDCLNDGVTKAVAAELMVPLRVVQRVWYDGLSGIENICNKKPLNCWCKRVEFNPDEMKLVPPSKRTTLKDLAYELGMSKSTLQRRFKEKEFRRHSNAIKPRITDDNKKARVRYALSMLDPDSEDPKFQGGYNIVHMDEKWFYKTKGSQNYYLGNDEEEPYRSCQSKHYIDKVMFLCVTGRPRFDADGNCTFDGKIGMFPFVTEKPAERRSGNRARGTMETKPLNVTRLVSREFLIQKVLPAIKEKWPLEDRWSPIFIQQDNAKTHVLPNDPEFLEAAAAGGWNISLICQPPNSPDTNVLDLGLFAALQSLFQKKSPTSILDILMKVEQAWNEYPAERSNRVFLTHQTCMVEIMKLMGEHRYKIPHIRKGVLQRLGILPEVLHVDHAIVNAAREFII, from the exons ATGGCACATCTTGATTTGAATGAACCAATCAACTGGGATGAACTGGAAGATTTCGATGGGGAAGCTCGGGAACTTGCTGGCGATTTTTTCTTTGAGGTGGAAAGCGATGGAG ATGACAACAGCGACGATGAACAGGCAGGAAATATGGACATGCAGGTGAATCGAGCAGGAGGTACTCTCGGCCTAACCCGCCTCCGTTCTGCCCAGAGATGGAACACGGGCGAATCGAGCACTGCCGGAGAAGGCCGTCGCCCGCACTTTGTGGGTGAGTCGAGCACTGCCGGAGAAGGCCGTCGCCCGCACTTTGTGGGCGAGTCGAGCACTGCCGGAGCTGGCCGTGGCCAAGACGAAGACGACGGAGCTGGCCGTGGCCAAGACGAAAACGGCGGAGCAGGCCGTGGCCAAGACGAAGATGACGGAGATGGCCGTGGCCAAGACGAAGACGACGGTGGCAATGAGCTCGTTCGATACCCTCTTTTCGACGGCGTCTTCATGTTCACCAGTAAGCCCATCGGCGGACGAGGCCGTCTTGGCCTATCCGGCCGTGGCCGAGGTAGCTGTCCGCCTTTTAGAGGAGGTGCGGCTGCTGGACGTGGAGGCGCAGGGCTTGGTGCTCGCGGTCGAGGAGCACCAGCAAGCCGAGGTGGTCGCGGACGAGGAGCACCAGCAGGCCGAGGTGGTCGCGGTCGAGGAGCACCAGCAGGCCGAGGTGGTCGCGGTCGAGGAGAAGCAGCAGGCCGAGGTGCTCGCGGAAGAGGGGCTGCAGCTGGCCGTGGAGGCGGTGATGATCAGGGACAAGATCATGCCCACGGACATGAGCATGCTGCAG TTGTGCCATTAGGACGATTGGTGAACACCCGTAGAGTTTATAGTGACGACGACAAAAGAAAAATATATGCTGCCCTTCTCCGCAGAACCTCCCCGGATTGTTTGAATGATGGTGTTACCAAGGCAGTGGCCGCCGAGTTGATGGTACCTTTGAGAGTTGTGCAGCGTGTATGGTACGATGGTCTTTCCGGTATTGAAAATATTTGTAACAAAAAACCTTTGAATTGTTGGTGTAAAAGAGTGGAATTTAATCCCGATGAAATGAAACTAGTGCCACCTTCGAAGAGAACAACTTTGAAAGACCTAGCTTATGAGCTAGGCATGTCGAAGAGCACATTACAGAGGCGTTTCAAGGAGAAGGAGTTTAGGAGACACTCAAATGCCATCAAGCCTAGAATCACCGACGACAACAAGAAAGCAAGGGTTCGGTATGCACTATCTATGCTCGACCCCGATAGTGAAGATCCAAAATTTCAAGGCGGGTACAACATCGTGCATATGGATGAGAAGTGGTTTTACAAGACGAAGGGCTCTCAAAATTATTATTTGGGCAACGATGAAGAAGAACCTTACCGTTCATGCCAAAGCAAGCACTACATTGACAAGGTTATGTTCCTATGTGTCACCGGCCGGCCAAGGTTTGATGCGGATGGAAATTGTACATTTGATGGTAAGATTGGTATGTTCCCCTTTGTGACCGAGAAGCCGGCGGAACGTCGTAGTGGCAACCGCGCGAGGGGAACAATGGAAACCAAACCATTGAATGTTACACGGCTTGTTAGTCGAGAGTTCCTTATTCAAAAAGTTTTGCCCGCTATCAAGGAGAAGTGGCCATTGGAGGATAGATGGAGCCCAATATTCATTCAACAAGACAACGCGAAGACACATGTATTGCCAAATGATCCTGAATTTTTAGAGGCGGCTGCTGCCGGAGGGTGGAACATTAGCCTCATTTGTCAACCTCCTAACTCACCGGATACCAATGTCCTAGATTTGGGTTTGTTCGCCGCTCTCCAATCATTGTTTCAAAAAAAGTCTCCAACTTCTATTCTTGACATTCTCATGAAG GTGGAACAGGCATGGAACGAGTACCCGGCCGAGAGGAGCAACCGTGTCTTTTTGACACATCAAACATGCATGGTGGAGATCATGAAGCTTATGGGGGAGCACCGGTACAAGATACCGCACATTAGGAAGGGAGTTCTACAAAGATTAGGAATACTACCCGAAGTGCTACATGTTGATCACGCAATTGTAAACGCGGCTAGAGAGTTCATCATTTAG